The Peromyscus maniculatus bairdii isolate BWxNUB_F1_BW_parent chromosome 6, HU_Pman_BW_mat_3.1, whole genome shotgun sequence genome has a segment encoding these proteins:
- the Rps27 gene encoding small ribosomal subunit protein eS27, translated as MPLAKDLLHPSPEEEKRKHKKKRLVQSPNSYFMDVKCPGCYKITTVFSHAQTVVLCVGCSTVLCQPTGGKARLTEGCSFRRKQH; from the exons ATGCCT CTCGCAAAGGATCTCCTTCATCCCTctccagaagaggaaaagaggaaacacaagaaaaagcgCCTGGTGCAGAGCCCCAATTCCTACTTTATGGACGTGAAATGCCCAG GATGCTATAAGATCACCACGGTCTTTAGCCATGCACAAACGGTAGTCTTGTGTGTTGGCTGCTCCACTGTCCTCTGTCAGCCCACAGGCGGAAAAGCAAGGCTGACAGAAG GATGCTCCTTCAGGAGGAAGCAGCACTGA